One genomic segment of Sporomusaceae bacterium FL31 includes these proteins:
- a CDS encoding hemolysin D yields MSKTEQGENHMAIGAKLTTMVALMRRHWLITLCLFGSLIGLWWFIHGQQGEKTEISAVKADNRVLAEGIVFPVKYAQMVMPVDGTIGEISVKEGDQVQAGQPLIRLVRQDYEARVGSASADVARSEALLEQARVNLADAERELRRQEQLAAIGAVSRQQLDQARTAMARNRAAVAQAQADMLTQQGRLTEAGGQLDKTELKAPISGSVAYLDVKPGEHATIGTVLIRLADESEWEVRSDDLTELSIAKIRVGDAVSLTFDGIPGLEIPGKVKFIRPFGEKKRGDITYTVTVVPERWDERLRWNMTAQMAILPSH; encoded by the coding sequence ATGAGTAAGACAGAACAAGGAGAGAATCATATGGCAATAGGTGCAAAACTCACTACAATGGTTGCGCTGATGCGGCGGCACTGGCTGATCACGTTGTGTCTATTTGGCAGTTTAATAGGATTATGGTGGTTTATCCACGGGCAGCAAGGTGAAAAGACTGAAATTTCTGCAGTGAAAGCAGATAACCGTGTTTTGGCTGAGGGCATTGTTTTTCCAGTAAAGTATGCTCAAATGGTTATGCCGGTTGATGGAACAATTGGTGAAATCAGCGTTAAAGAAGGTGATCAGGTGCAAGCCGGACAGCCGCTTATCCGCTTGGTACGCCAGGATTATGAGGCGCGTGTGGGCAGTGCCAGTGCTGATGTTGCACGCTCAGAGGCTTTGTTGGAGCAAGCCAGGGTAAACCTGGCTGATGCTGAACGTGAACTTCGACGGCAAGAGCAGCTAGCGGCGATTGGTGCCGTATCGCGTCAGCAATTAGACCAAGCCAGAACGGCGATGGCCCGCAACCGGGCAGCTGTGGCTCAGGCCCAGGCCGATATGCTGACCCAACAAGGCCGGCTAACAGAAGCTGGCGGTCAATTAGATAAAACCGAATTAAAGGCACCGATTAGTGGCAGTGTGGCTTATTTGGACGTAAAGCCTGGTGAACATGCTACAATTGGCACGGTGTTAATTCGCTTAGCTGATGAGTCGGAGTGGGAAGTTCGCAGTGATGATTTAACCGAACTTTCCATCGCAAAGATTCGAGTGGGGGATGCTGTCTCATTAACATTTGATGGAATTCCTGGCTTGGAGATACCTGGAAAGGTCAAGTTTATCCGGCCTTTTGGTGAAAAGAAGCGGGGCGATATTACTTATACCGTGACTGTTGTTCCCGAACGTTGGGATGAGCGTCTGCGGTGGAATATGACAGCCCAAATGGCCATACTGCCGTCACATTAG
- a CDS encoding macrolide ABC transporter permease, with the protein MPMNKLVAPRWRKVWADLWGNKLRTLLVVLSIAVGVFAVGMVYSSYLMFQRDLSSSWGTAAPASASIYADPFEEELVDSIRSLRGVKEAEGRRNVDLRVRSATNEWRQMFLTAIPDYGKQKVNIVRPQSGAWPPGDGDVLLERSSLAELGVNTGQSIVVETPTGRKRSLKVTGVVYDPSQIPSLFSGRSYGYINMDTLEKLDEPRRLDQVNFVVESWVLQGKETAPIEAIGRRAWSKLEQGDTTVFWLQVNKPGEHQMQSAINALVLLLAILGILSLFLSTFLLVNTVTAILAQQMRQIGIMKAIGGRRDQILQMYLLLVGAYGLLSLLVAAPLGALAASAVTGFMAQVFNFNSGGIELPLEVLLLEVAVAVMIPLAASVWPVWQGTGVTVREALSNYGIGGAGKGRIDQWLDSGVNRLKTLSRPAMLSLRNTFRRKGRLFLTMLTLIIAGTVFMAVFSVRASLYATLDQALSYFQYDISVGFTQSYRASRIEQEVLRVPGVKAAESWGMTSGRILRDERKESEDEASKNVFLLFPPVATKMIQPKIIAGRWLVSEDENALVVNSEILKDSPQVKVGEPVFIKAGTRKLKFIVVGVAQSTMSGPIVYAPYDWATGAIQESGRARTVQIVAQSSDPKVQSALGRTLEEHLKKNNVRIQNVDITWEQKERIRSQFDILTTFLLIMAVLLAIVGALGLTGTMSINVLERTREIGVMRAIGASSMAIAKVFILEALCIGIFSGLIGMVLALPVAALLSYQVGVLFLQNPLSFSFSFFGVGIWLALSALLSVLASLLPARNAARLSVREVLSYE; encoded by the coding sequence GTGCCTATGAATAAGCTGGTAGCGCCACGCTGGCGTAAAGTATGGGCTGATTTGTGGGGGAACAAGCTGCGGACTTTACTGGTGGTATTATCGATTGCCGTCGGTGTATTTGCGGTAGGGATGGTTTATAGTTCTTATTTAATGTTTCAGCGTGATTTGAGCAGCAGCTGGGGAACGGCAGCTCCTGCCAGTGCTAGTATTTATGCTGATCCGTTTGAAGAAGAACTGGTGGATAGCATTCGCAGTCTGCGCGGGGTTAAGGAAGCTGAGGGGCGGCGTAATGTCGATCTCCGGGTACGCTCGGCAACAAATGAGTGGCGGCAAATGTTTTTGACCGCTATTCCGGATTACGGAAAACAAAAAGTCAATATTGTAAGACCACAATCCGGTGCCTGGCCTCCAGGTGATGGTGATGTTTTACTAGAACGGTCTTCACTCGCTGAGCTTGGCGTGAATACCGGTCAAAGTATTGTTGTCGAGACGCCGACTGGCCGTAAGCGATCCTTAAAGGTGACTGGTGTGGTTTATGATCCCAGTCAGATTCCCAGTTTATTCAGCGGCCGTTCCTATGGCTATATCAATATGGATACTTTGGAGAAGCTGGATGAACCGCGTCGCCTGGATCAGGTTAATTTTGTGGTTGAATCGTGGGTATTACAGGGGAAAGAAACGGCACCGATCGAAGCTATCGGTCGTCGGGCCTGGAGCAAGCTGGAGCAAGGAGATACCACCGTCTTTTGGCTTCAGGTGAATAAACCGGGTGAGCATCAAATGCAGAGTGCCATTAATGCCCTGGTGTTGCTCTTGGCGATATTGGGGATTTTATCCCTCTTTCTCAGCACTTTTTTGCTAGTAAACACTGTAACGGCCATATTAGCTCAGCAAATGCGCCAAATCGGTATTATGAAAGCCATTGGCGGGCGGCGTGATCAAATTTTGCAGATGTATCTGCTGTTGGTAGGGGCGTATGGACTGTTGTCGCTCTTGGTGGCAGCTCCTTTAGGAGCGTTGGCGGCTAGTGCTGTTACTGGTTTTATGGCTCAAGTTTTCAATTTTAATTCAGGCGGGATTGAGCTTCCGTTAGAGGTGCTGCTGCTGGAAGTTGCTGTTGCCGTTATGATACCGTTGGCAGCATCTGTTTGGCCGGTTTGGCAAGGGACCGGTGTTACAGTAAGAGAGGCTCTTAGCAATTACGGGATAGGTGGGGCTGGCAAGGGACGTATTGATCAATGGCTGGATAGTGGGGTAAACCGGCTCAAAACATTATCCCGTCCGGCAATGCTTTCTTTACGGAATACCTTTCGTCGAAAAGGCAGGCTATTTTTGACTATGCTGACCCTAATTATTGCCGGAACTGTATTTATGGCAGTATTTTCGGTTCGAGCCTCCTTATATGCAACGCTGGATCAGGCGTTGAGTTACTTCCAATACGATATTTCGGTAGGGTTTACTCAGAGTTACCGTGCCAGCCGGATTGAACAGGAAGTGCTGAGAGTGCCTGGTGTCAAGGCGGCAGAATCCTGGGGCATGACTTCAGGGCGGATTTTACGGGATGAACGGAAGGAATCAGAAGACGAGGCCAGCAAAAATGTATTCTTATTGTTTCCGCCAGTTGCTACAAAAATGATCCAGCCTAAAATCATTGCCGGGCGCTGGCTGGTGTCAGAGGATGAAAATGCCTTAGTCGTTAATTCCGAAATTTTAAAGGATAGCCCGCAGGTCAAAGTGGGTGAGCCGGTTTTCATCAAAGCCGGTACTCGGAAGTTGAAGTTTATCGTGGTCGGAGTTGCTCAAAGTACCATGTCAGGGCCCATTGTCTATGCTCCTTATGATTGGGCAACAGGAGCCATTCAGGAGTCTGGGCGCGCCAGAACCGTGCAAATTGTGGCACAGTCATCTGATCCTAAAGTGCAAAGTGCGTTAGGTCGAACGTTGGAAGAACATCTTAAAAAGAATAACGTGCGTATTCAAAATGTTGACATTACCTGGGAACAAAAAGAGCGCATTCGTTCCCAATTTGATATATTGACAACTTTTCTTTTAATCATGGCAGTATTGCTAGCCATAGTAGGTGCCTTAGGACTGACAGGTACGATGAGCATTAATGTGCTGGAACGAACCCGGGAGATTGGCGTTATGCGGGCTATCGGTGCTTCCAGTATGGCTATTGCCAAGGTCTTTATTTTGGAAGCGCTATGTATTGGGATTTTCAGCGGTTTGATTGGAATGGTGCTGGCTTTGCCTGTAGCAGCATTACTCAGCTATCAGGTCGGTGTTCTGTTTTTACAGAATCCGCTATCTTTTTCCTTCAGTTTTTTTGGAGTTGGAATATGGCTTGCACTATCGGCGTTATTGTCGGTACTGGCAAGTCTATTGCCAGCGAGAAACGCAGCACGATTGAGTGTTCGCGAGGTGTTAAGCTATGAGTAA
- a CDS encoding ABC transporter ATP-binding protein, whose protein sequence is MFRKWLAGFVAVELPEPVPEAPAVKLQAVRKVYTTGAGEFEALRGIDLQVNTGEFVAVVGKSGSGKSTLINMITGIDRPTTGELWVAGTPVHTLSENQIAVWRGKTVGVVFQFFQLLPTLTALENVMLPMDFCNMYDYSERPERARQLLDLVGVGDQADKLPANLSGGQQQRVAIARSLANDPPLLVADEPTGNLDSRTASAVIDLFNQLAREGKTILMVTHDQELAERSSRIVIVAEGQIAREGMSEGAYE, encoded by the coding sequence ATGTTTAGAAAATGGCTGGCAGGGTTTGTAGCAGTCGAGCTGCCTGAGCCGGTACCCGAAGCTCCGGCAGTGAAGCTACAGGCCGTACGTAAAGTATATACAACTGGAGCTGGTGAGTTTGAAGCGCTCCGCGGGATAGATTTGCAGGTTAATACCGGCGAGTTTGTGGCTGTGGTCGGTAAGTCTGGCAGCGGGAAATCAACGCTGATCAATATGATCACCGGCATTGACCGGCCTACTACCGGAGAACTGTGGGTGGCAGGGACACCGGTACACACATTAAGTGAGAATCAAATTGCGGTATGGCGTGGCAAGACGGTGGGGGTAGTCTTTCAGTTTTTTCAGTTATTGCCAACCCTTACGGCATTGGAAAACGTCATGTTGCCGATGGACTTTTGTAATATGTATGATTATAGCGAACGACCGGAACGGGCACGGCAATTGTTGGATTTAGTGGGAGTTGGGGATCAGGCTGATAAACTTCCGGCTAATTTATCGGGTGGGCAGCAGCAGCGGGTAGCTATTGCCCGGTCGCTGGCTAATGATCCGCCATTATTGGTGGCAGATGAACCGACTGGAAACCTGGATAGCCGTACTGCATCGGCGGTAATTGATTTATTTAATCAACTGGCCCGTGAAGGGAAAACCATTCTGATGGTTACCCATGATCAGGAGTTAGCTGAGCGAAGCAGCCGGATTGTCATTGTGGCTGAAGGTCAAATTGCCAGAGAAGGAATGAGCGAAGGTGCCTATGAATAA
- the comB gene encoding putative 2-phosphosulfolactate phosphatase — protein sequence MKLDVAFLPKEIVKSDLANTVCIVLDIFRATTCIVTSMANGCRTMIPVLSIEEAKQLADQIGPALLAGERQSIKLEGCHLGNSPYDFCEDQVKNESIVMTTSNGTVAIKGTEGAYRTFIGSFLNARALCRQAGNYGKDVCIVCSGTDGLFSLEDALCAGLLVELFKESGQTELTDSAQAALLMYAAAKEELLDTAVNSRNGQRLVKLNRMDDIQYCFQIDLLDIVPEYRDGRIILL from the coding sequence ATGAAGCTAGATGTTGCTTTTTTGCCTAAAGAAATTGTCAAAAGCGATTTAGCCAATACGGTTTGCATTGTTTTGGATATCTTTCGTGCCACAACTTGCATTGTGACTTCAATGGCCAATGGCTGCAGGACGATGATTCCTGTTTTGTCCATTGAGGAGGCTAAACAGCTTGCTGATCAAATAGGTCCGGCGTTGCTGGCTGGCGAACGCCAGTCCATTAAGCTGGAGGGCTGCCATCTTGGCAACTCTCCCTATGATTTTTGTGAGGATCAGGTTAAGAATGAGAGCATTGTCATGACTACCTCTAATGGTACAGTAGCTATTAAAGGTACAGAAGGGGCTTATCGCACATTCATTGGCTCATTCTTAAATGCGCGCGCACTCTGCCGGCAAGCAGGGAATTATGGAAAAGATGTGTGTATTGTCTGTTCGGGAACTGATGGTCTGTTTTCGCTCGAGGATGCCTTATGCGCCGGCTTGTTAGTTGAATTATTCAAGGAGTCAGGTCAAACCGAGCTGACAGATTCCGCACAGGCTGCCTTATTAATGTACGCAGCTGCTAAAGAAGAACTGCTTGATACTGCTGTAAACAGCCGCAATGGGCAGCGTTTGGTCAAGCTGAACAGGATGGATGATATTCAGTATTGTTTTCAAATTGATTTGCTGGACATTGTGCCTGAATATCGCGATGGCAGGATTATCTTGCTCTAG
- a CDS encoding copper-translocating P-type ATPase codes for MMTTVSLKIAGMSCAACAARIEKGLGRLPGVEKATVNFATEQASVTFDPAQASLSDLAKKVESLGFSIVTDKVELKISGMSCAACAARVEKALRGMPNVYQASVNFAAEKASVEYNAHEVTINQLQERVAKIGFEAHNIADASQVDREKQVREEEIRGQRFRLLLSAVLSIPLLGAMVFHSLGIMGSMSDFLMNPYVQLVLATPVQFIAGWPFYRGAYAALKNGSANMDVLVALGTSAAYFYSIANMLTGNPHLYFETSAILITLIILGKLLEATAKGRTSEAIKALMGLQAKTARLIRQGEEVDVPIEDVLVGDIIVVRPGEKVPVDGMIIEGTSTLDESMLTGESIPVDKKAGDEVVGATINKFGAFKFQATKVGKDTALAQIVRIVEEAQGSKAPIQRFADVVSGYFVPAVVSLAVLTFLGWYFIFDPGNFSRALVNFTAVMVIACPCALGLATPTSIMVGTGKGAENGILIKGAEHLENAHRLTTIVLDKTGTITKGQPEVTDIISLSGLTDSTVLSIAASVERKSEHPLAQAIVKRGQEQGLILEEPEEFSAIPGHGIQARMNGKAILVGTRKLMRENGIVIDSVLVEIEGLEQQGKTVMLLAVDRVITGLIAVADTVKESSAQAVADLKQLGIEVWMITGDNERAARAIAASIGIDHVLAEVLPEHKAAKVEALKQEGKVVAMVGDGINDAPALATADVGFAIGTGTDVAIEAADITLMRGDLNGIVAAIRLSKATMLNIKQNLFWALIYNSIGIPIAAAGYLSPVLAGAAMAFSSVSVVLNALRLKRFRPYAAK; via the coding sequence ATGATGACAACCGTAAGCTTAAAAATAGCAGGTATGTCTTGTGCTGCCTGCGCAGCCAGGATTGAAAAAGGCTTGGGGCGTTTACCTGGAGTCGAAAAGGCGACCGTGAATTTTGCAACTGAGCAAGCTAGTGTAACGTTTGACCCAGCTCAGGCTAGTCTAAGTGATCTGGCAAAAAAAGTGGAAAGTTTGGGGTTTAGTATTGTAACCGATAAAGTCGAGCTTAAAATTTCCGGCATGAGCTGCGCAGCTTGTGCAGCCAGGGTTGAGAAGGCTTTAAGAGGAATGCCTAATGTTTATCAGGCATCAGTCAATTTTGCAGCAGAAAAAGCTTCTGTAGAATATAACGCTCACGAAGTTACAATTAATCAACTCCAAGAACGGGTAGCAAAGATTGGTTTTGAAGCTCATAATATCGCAGATGCCAGTCAAGTGGATCGCGAAAAGCAAGTCAGAGAGGAAGAAATCCGTGGGCAGCGGTTTCGGTTATTGCTGTCGGCTGTTTTATCTATTCCGCTATTAGGAGCCATGGTGTTCCACTCATTAGGCATCATGGGTTCGATGAGTGATTTCTTAATGAATCCTTATGTGCAGCTCGTATTGGCAACACCGGTACAATTTATTGCAGGCTGGCCCTTCTATCGGGGCGCCTACGCAGCATTAAAAAATGGTAGTGCCAATATGGATGTGCTGGTAGCTTTAGGAACATCGGCAGCTTATTTTTACAGTATTGCCAATATGCTGACCGGCAACCCGCATTTATATTTTGAGACTTCGGCCATCTTGATTACTCTGATTATTTTAGGAAAGCTGCTGGAAGCAACCGCAAAAGGCCGTACTTCTGAAGCCATTAAAGCCTTAATGGGACTGCAGGCAAAGACCGCTCGGCTTATTCGACAGGGTGAAGAAGTCGATGTCCCGATAGAAGACGTCTTAGTGGGCGATATTATTGTCGTTCGGCCGGGGGAAAAGGTACCGGTTGACGGGATGATTATTGAAGGAACTTCTACGTTAGATGAGTCCATGCTGACAGGTGAAAGCATTCCGGTTGACAAAAAGGCTGGCGATGAAGTGGTTGGGGCAACCATTAATAAGTTTGGCGCTTTTAAATTTCAAGCAACCAAAGTTGGGAAAGATACGGCTTTAGCCCAAATTGTTCGTATTGTTGAAGAGGCGCAAGGATCTAAAGCCCCTATCCAGCGTTTTGCTGATGTCGTTTCAGGCTATTTTGTACCGGCTGTTGTAAGTTTAGCGGTGCTCACTTTTCTTGGCTGGTATTTCATTTTTGATCCAGGCAATTTCTCCCGGGCATTAGTAAACTTTACTGCAGTCATGGTTATTGCCTGCCCTTGTGCACTCGGGCTGGCTACACCAACTTCGATCATGGTGGGAACAGGCAAGGGTGCAGAAAATGGTATTCTAATCAAAGGGGCAGAACATTTGGAGAATGCCCACCGTTTGACGACCATTGTGCTTGATAAAACCGGCACCATCACCAAAGGGCAGCCTGAGGTTACGGATATCATTTCCTTATCAGGATTGACAGACAGTACTGTTTTATCCATTGCAGCCAGTGTTGAAAGAAAATCTGAGCATCCATTGGCGCAGGCCATTGTCAAGCGGGGGCAGGAACAGGGGTTGATACTGGAAGAACCGGAAGAATTTTCGGCTATTCCCGGTCATGGTATTCAGGCTAGGATGAATGGCAAAGCAATTTTGGTAGGTACACGCAAATTAATGCGGGAGAATGGTATTGTTATCGACTCGGTATTAGTTGAGATTGAGGGCTTAGAGCAGCAGGGAAAAACAGTGATGCTGCTGGCTGTAGATCGGGTTATAACTGGCTTGATTGCTGTTGCCGATACGGTGAAAGAGAGTTCGGCTCAGGCTGTTGCTGACCTTAAGCAACTGGGTATCGAAGTATGGATGATTACTGGTGACAATGAGCGGGCGGCTCGCGCAATTGCCGCCAGTATCGGAATTGATCATGTTCTTGCTGAGGTTTTACCTGAGCATAAAGCGGCTAAGGTGGAAGCTCTCAAGCAAGAAGGCAAAGTGGTCGCAATGGTTGGGGATGGCATTAATGATGCACCGGCTCTGGCCACTGCTGATGTCGGCTTTGCGATTGGAACTGGAACTGATGTCGCCATTGAAGCAGCTGATATTACCCTAATGCGCGGTGATTTAAACGGTATTGTGGCAGCTATTCGATTAAGCAAGGCGACCATGCTGAATATTAAGCAAAACTTATTTTGGGCGCTTATATATAACTCAATTGGCATTCCTATTGCGGCAGCAGGCTATTTATCACCCGTTTTGGCCGGCGCGGCTATGGCCTTTAGTTCTGTTTCGGTAGTGCTTAATGCCTTGCGGTTAAAACGGTTCCGTCCTTATGCGGCAAAATAA
- the csoR_1 gene encoding copper-sensing transcriptional repressor CsoR, which yields MLVDKEKADLRQRLKKVSGQINGIDKMLEEGRYCVDILQQILAARAALNKVAQLILESHAKSCLVTAIKEDRAEQSIEELMGVLKQFNK from the coding sequence GTGCTGGTAGATAAGGAAAAAGCTGATCTCAGACAGCGATTAAAAAAGGTTTCCGGGCAAATCAATGGCATTGATAAGATGCTCGAAGAAGGCCGTTATTGTGTGGATATTCTGCAGCAAATTCTAGCAGCCCGTGCGGCGCTTAACAAGGTTGCTCAGCTTATTTTGGAAAGCCATGCCAAAAGCTGTCTTGTTACAGCGATTAAAGAAGACCGGGCTGAACAAAGTATTGAAGAATTAATGGGTGTATTAAAGCAGTTTAATAAGTAA
- a CDS encoding polar amino acid ABC transporter ATP-binding protein: MAMIRLTNIRKSFNHLEVLKGINLEVNQGEVIAIIGPSGSGKSTLLRCLNRLETLDQGTIEIEGEILAEEGSDGRSHYVREDQARAICHKMGMVFQQFNLFPHMTVLENVIEAPMIVKGVKKDVIIPQAEELLRKVGLFEKKDSYPSRLSGGQKQRVAIARALAMQPDIMLFDEPTSALDPELTGDVLKAMRQLAQEHMTMLVVTHEMAFAREVAQRVIFMDDGDIVEAGTPEQIFNSPQQVRTQAFLNSML, encoded by the coding sequence ATGGCGATGATCCGATTAACCAATATCCGTAAAAGCTTTAACCATCTGGAGGTTCTCAAAGGCATTAATCTTGAAGTGAATCAAGGTGAAGTCATTGCGATTATTGGCCCTTCCGGCTCAGGAAAAAGCACGCTGCTCAGATGCTTAAACAGATTAGAGACCCTTGATCAGGGAACCATTGAGATCGAGGGGGAGATTCTGGCTGAAGAGGGCTCCGATGGACGAAGCCATTATGTAAGGGAAGATCAGGCAAGAGCTATCTGTCATAAGATGGGGATGGTATTTCAGCAGTTCAATCTTTTTCCTCATATGACAGTGCTCGAAAATGTCATCGAAGCACCAATGATCGTTAAAGGGGTTAAAAAAGACGTCATTATCCCCCAAGCTGAAGAACTGCTTCGTAAGGTAGGCCTTTTTGAGAAAAAGGACAGCTACCCATCCCGCTTATCTGGAGGCCAGAAACAGCGGGTTGCAATTGCCAGAGCTTTGGCGATGCAGCCTGATATCATGTTATTTGATGAACCTACTTCGGCACTGGATCCGGAACTGACCGGAGATGTTCTAAAGGCCATGCGCCAGCTTGCGCAGGAACATATGACCATGCTGGTGGTAACTCATGAAATGGCTTTTGCCCGCGAAGTGGCACAGAGAGTTATATTTATGGATGATGGTGATATTGTTGAGGCCGGAACACCAGAGCAGATTTTCAACTCACCCCAACAAGTCCGTACTCAGGCCTTTTTAAATAGCATGCTGTAA
- a CDS encoding amino acid ABC transporter permease, giving the protein MDIIPMLKPMMEGASVTLQMFFITLVLALPLGLIVALARISKYRPLSFLVEVYIWLMRGTPLMLQLLFVYYALPLIPYIGIKLPDFPAALVAFVFNYAAYFAEIFRAGIQSIERGQYEAGKALGMTYGQTMKRIIIPQMIKRVLPPVSNETITLVKDTSLIYVLAMNDLLRTARTIVQRDFDMTPFMVAAVFYLVMTLVLTWIFNKLEKRYAAYDE; this is encoded by the coding sequence ATGGATATCATTCCAATGCTTAAGCCAATGATGGAGGGAGCTAGTGTTACCCTGCAGATGTTTTTTATTACCTTAGTGCTTGCATTGCCGCTAGGGTTAATTGTCGCATTGGCACGGATCTCGAAATATCGGCCTTTAAGTTTCCTGGTCGAAGTATACATTTGGCTCATGCGGGGAACACCGCTCATGCTGCAGCTGTTATTTGTCTATTATGCGTTACCGCTTATCCCTTATATCGGGATTAAGCTGCCGGATTTTCCGGCAGCTTTAGTAGCATTTGTATTCAATTACGCTGCCTATTTTGCTGAAATATTCCGGGCAGGGATTCAATCCATTGAGCGGGGGCAGTATGAAGCCGGGAAAGCCTTAGGCATGACTTATGGGCAGACTATGAAACGGATTATTATTCCTCAGATGATCAAGCGGGTTTTGCCGCCAGTCAGTAATGAGACCATCACCCTGGTTAAAGACACTTCTCTCATCTATGTGTTGGCGATGAATGATTTGCTGAGAACAGCCAGAACCATTGTGCAGCGTGATTTCGACATGACCCCATTTATGGTTGCCGCTGTATTTTACCTGGTGATGACTTTGGTGCTCACTTGGATTTTTAATAAACTTGAGAAGCGCTATGCCGCATATGATGAGTAG
- a CDS encoding amino acid ABC transporter substrate-binding protein — MRKLIALIMLVMMAGAVLAGCGSTGTKAPAKNKIVIGLDDSFPPMGFRDEKNNIVGFDIDMAKEAAKRLGMDVEFKAIDWSSKEAELNGKRIDALWNGMNITEERKKNVLFSEPYMESKQLIFVLAGSPIKSAADLAGKVVGVQQASIGEEVVLKDAKLKSSLKDFKQYADFIAAFMDLKTGRVDAVVTDEILGRYYMSKEAGKYVAIEQPLGEVGIYGVGFRKEDTELRNKVQAVLDEMKKDGTSAKISKQWFGADIIR; from the coding sequence ATGAGAAAACTAATTGCGTTGATTATGTTAGTGATGATGGCTGGAGCGGTATTGGCAGGCTGTGGCAGCACTGGAACGAAAGCTCCGGCAAAGAACAAGATTGTGATCGGATTAGATGATAGTTTCCCGCCAATGGGCTTTAGAGATGAAAAAAATAATATTGTTGGCTTTGATATCGATATGGCTAAAGAAGCAGCTAAAAGACTGGGCATGGATGTCGAGTTTAAGGCGATTGACTGGAGCAGTAAAGAGGCTGAATTAAATGGCAAGCGGATTGATGCTTTATGGAATGGCATGAACATCACGGAAGAACGCAAAAAGAATGTATTGTTTAGTGAACCTTACATGGAGAGTAAACAGCTTATCTTTGTACTTGCCGGTTCACCGATTAAAAGTGCCGCTGATCTGGCGGGTAAAGTAGTGGGTGTTCAGCAAGCCAGCATTGGCGAAGAAGTGGTACTGAAGGATGCTAAATTGAAGAGCTCTTTAAAAGACTTTAAACAATATGCTGACTTTATTGCAGCTTTTATGGATTTAAAAACCGGCAGGGTTGACGCTGTCGTAACCGACGAAATTCTTGGCCGTTATTATATGTCCAAAGAAGCCGGTAAATATGTAGCGATCGAACAGCCGCTCGGTGAAGTCGGTATTTATGGAGTCGGTTTTAGAAAAGAAGATACCGAGCTTCGCAATAAAGTTCAAGCTGTGTTGGATGAAATGAAAAAGGACGGAACTTCGGCTAAAATATCAAAACAATGGTTTGGTGCTGATATTATTCGGTAA
- a CDS encoding acetyltransferase, whose amino-acid sequence MEFYCRNNPLYHAFEIGEWTYGSPKIISWGENATVRIGKFCSIAEGVTILLGGEHRSDWVTTYPFNALFSEASHITGHPKTKGNVLIGNDVWIATDALILSGVTIHDGAIIGARSVVSKDVAPYSIVAGNPARHIKYRFDDQMIAQLLEIKWWNWPIEKVKEAFPLLLSNNLGLFLSRYGSKHQED is encoded by the coding sequence ATGGAATTTTACTGCCGGAACAATCCGCTTTATCATGCCTTTGAGATTGGCGAATGGACTTATGGCAGTCCAAAAATTATATCCTGGGGAGAAAACGCTACCGTAAGAATTGGTAAATTTTGTTCGATTGCCGAAGGTGTAACCATATTATTAGGAGGCGAACATCGCTCCGATTGGGTAACAACCTATCCGTTCAACGCATTATTTTCAGAAGCCAGTCATATCACCGGCCACCCCAAGACCAAAGGGAATGTTTTGATCGGCAATGATGTTTGGATTGCCACGGATGCTCTCATCCTGTCCGGTGTTACCATTCATGATGGAGCCATTATCGGAGCCCGTAGTGTTGTAAGCAAAGACGTCGCCCCTTATTCCATTGTTGCCGGCAATCCTGCCCGGCATATTAAATACCGATTTGATGATCAAATGATTGCCCAGTTACTCGAAATAAAATGGTGGAACTGGCCGATAGAAAAAGTCAAAGAAGCCTTTCCGTTGTTATTATCTAATAATTTGGGGTTATTTTTATCTAGATATGGTTCAAAACACCAGGAAGATTGA